A region of Micromonospora sp. WMMD882 DNA encodes the following proteins:
- the nuoE gene encoding NADH-quinone oxidoreductase subunit NuoE, with product MSVFTDETRARAREIISRYPADRSRSALLPLLHLVQSEEGYVSPAGVEFCAEALGLNKAQVGAVATFYTMYKRRPTGDYLVSVCTNTMCNVLGGQEVYDTLAEHLGVGHDETTADGTITLEHAECLAACDYGPVMTVNYDFFDGVDPQTALGVVEELRAGGRPMPTRGARLCTLKEMSVQLAGFADERDGAVADGGPGEPTLRGLRLAQQHGISVPGFDPSTPIRSKAEADRAAAEAKAKAEAEKAQAGRPAPAGEPATPAGASGSTAPDVKAPDDKSPEVRAAETRQPDARTAVPDAPGTKVPVDGAPPAARDAREAEAAGAAANPPAGDAKPAGDDADAQERSLKEAEANK from the coding sequence ATGAGTGTTTTCACCGACGAGACTCGGGCGCGGGCGCGCGAGATCATCTCCCGCTACCCGGCCGACCGGTCGCGGTCGGCGCTGCTGCCGCTGCTGCACCTGGTGCAGTCCGAGGAGGGTTACGTCTCCCCGGCCGGCGTGGAGTTCTGCGCCGAGGCGCTCGGCCTGAACAAGGCCCAGGTCGGCGCGGTCGCCACCTTCTACACCATGTACAAGCGCCGGCCGACCGGCGACTACCTGGTCAGCGTCTGCACCAACACGATGTGCAACGTGCTGGGCGGCCAGGAGGTCTACGACACCCTCGCCGAGCACCTGGGCGTCGGTCACGACGAGACCACCGCCGACGGGACGATCACCCTGGAGCATGCCGAGTGCCTCGCGGCCTGCGACTACGGCCCGGTGATGACTGTCAACTACGACTTCTTCGACGGCGTCGACCCGCAGACCGCGCTGGGCGTGGTCGAGGAGCTGCGCGCGGGCGGCCGACCGATGCCGACCCGGGGCGCCCGGCTCTGCACCCTGAAGGAGATGTCGGTGCAGTTGGCCGGCTTCGCCGACGAGCGGGACGGCGCGGTCGCCGACGGCGGCCCCGGCGAGCCGACCCTGCGTGGGCTGCGCCTGGCCCAGCAGCACGGCATCTCGGTGCCGGGCTTCGACCCGAGCACCCCGATCCGCAGCAAGGCCGAGGCCGACCGGGCCGCCGCCGAGGCGAAGGCCAAGGCGGAGGCCGAGAAGGCGCAGGCGGGTCGGCCCGCGCCGGCCGGTGAGCCGGCGACGCCGGCGGGGGCCAGCGGCAGCACCGCCCCGGACGTGAAGGCCCCGGACGACAAGTCGCCCGAGGTGCGTGCCGCCGAGACCCGGCAGCCGGACGCGCGGACCGCCGTGCCGGACGCGCCGGGCACCAAGGTCCCGGTCGACGGCGCTCCGCCGGCCGCCCGGGACGCCCGGGAGGCGGAGGCCGCCGGCGCGGCGGCCAACCCGCCGGCCGGGGACGCCAAGCCCGCCGGCGACGACGCCGACGCGCAGGAGCGCTCCCTCAAGGAAGCGGAGGCCAACAAGTGA
- a CDS encoding geranylgeranyl reductase family protein, giving the protein MTTVERDADVIVVGAGPGGSATAYHLARHGVRVLLLEKTEFPREKVCGDGLTPRAVRQLIRMGVDTSPEAGWLPNRGLRVIGGGLRLELDWPDLASFPNYGLVRTRLDFDDLLARRAVAAGAELRTGVNVIEPVLDDDGRVTGVTAEVGPDKAPASFHAPLVVAADGVSGRFPLALGLTKREDRPIGVAVRRYYRSPAKHDDDYLESWLELRSKGSDALLPGYGWIFGLGDGRVNVGLGVLNSSSAFGKTNYRRLLTDWLANTPADWGMTDEANAEGPILGAALPMGFNRVPHYTRGVLLVGDSGGMVNPFNGEGIAYAMESGEIAAEIAAQALARPAGVLRERALTAYPAELKARFGGYYRLGGIFVKLIGRPEIMRIATRHGMPHPMLMRFVLKLLANLTDPRGGDAMDRVINAMTKAAPAV; this is encoded by the coding sequence ATGACGACGGTCGAGCGTGACGCCGACGTGATCGTCGTGGGCGCCGGACCCGGCGGCTCGGCGACCGCGTACCACCTGGCGCGCCACGGGGTGCGGGTGCTGCTGCTAGAGAAGACCGAGTTCCCCCGGGAGAAGGTCTGCGGCGACGGGCTGACCCCCCGGGCGGTCCGTCAGTTGATCCGGATGGGGGTGGACACCTCCCCCGAGGCGGGTTGGCTGCCCAATCGGGGTCTGCGGGTCATCGGCGGCGGTCTCCGGCTGGAGCTCGACTGGCCCGATCTGGCCAGCTTCCCCAACTACGGTCTGGTGCGCACCCGGCTGGACTTCGACGACCTGCTCGCCCGCCGGGCCGTGGCGGCCGGCGCCGAGCTGCGTACCGGCGTGAACGTGATCGAGCCGGTGCTCGACGACGACGGCCGGGTGACCGGGGTGACCGCCGAGGTCGGCCCGGACAAGGCCCCGGCCAGCTTCCACGCCCCGCTGGTGGTCGCCGCCGACGGCGTCTCCGGCCGGTTCCCGCTGGCGCTCGGCCTGACCAAGCGGGAGGACCGCCCGATCGGCGTCGCGGTCCGGCGCTACTACCGGTCCCCGGCCAAACACGACGACGACTACCTGGAGTCGTGGCTGGAGCTGCGCAGCAAGGGCAGCGACGCGCTGCTGCCCGGGTACGGCTGGATCTTCGGTCTCGGTGACGGCCGGGTCAACGTGGGCCTGGGCGTGCTGAACTCCTCCTCCGCCTTCGGCAAGACCAACTACCGCCGGCTGCTCACCGACTGGCTGGCGAACACGCCTGCCGACTGGGGGATGACCGACGAGGCGAACGCCGAGGGGCCGATCCTCGGCGCGGCGTTGCCGATGGGCTTCAACCGGGTGCCGCACTACACCCGGGGCGTGCTGCTGGTCGGTGACTCCGGCGGCATGGTCAACCCGTTCAACGGCGAGGGCATCGCGTACGCGATGGAGTCCGGCGAGATCGCCGCGGAGATCGCGGCGCAGGCGCTCGCCCGGCCGGCCGGCGTGCTGCGCGAGCGGGCGCTGACGGCCTACCCGGCGGAGCTGAAGGCGCGGTTCGGCGGCTACTACCGGCTCGGCGGCATCTTCGTGAAGCTGATCGGCCGTCCCGAGATCATGCGGATCGCCACCCGGCACGGCATGCCGCACCCGATGCTGATGCGCTTCGTGCTCAAGCTGCTGGCCAACCTGACCGATCCGCGCGGCGGTGACGCGATGGACCGGGTCATCAACGCGATGACGAAGGCGGCGCCAGCGGTCTAG
- a CDS encoding NADH-quinone oxidoreductase subunit A: MTLSPYAPIIGLFALAAAFALFSIAAARLTGPRRYNKAKLEAYECGIEPSPPPVGGGRFPIKFYLTAMLFIVFDIEIIFLYPWAVSFDALPIFGFVEMVLFIIAVFVAYAYVWRRGGLDWD, from the coding sequence ATGACGCTCTCGCCTTACGCACCCATCATCGGGCTGTTCGCCCTCGCTGCGGCGTTCGCGCTCTTTTCGATCGCCGCCGCCCGCCTGACCGGCCCGCGCCGCTACAACAAGGCCAAGCTCGAAGCGTACGAGTGTGGCATCGAGCCGAGCCCGCCACCGGTCGGCGGCGGTCGGTTCCCGATCAAGTTCTACCTGACGGCGATGCTCTTCATCGTCTTCGACATCGAGATCATCTTCCTCTACCCCTGGGCGGTCTCGTTCGACGCCCTGCCGATCTTCGGCTTCGTGGAGATGGTCCTGTTCATCATCGCGGTCTTCGTCGCGTACGCCTACGTGTGGCGGCGCGGCGGCCTGGACTGGGACTGA
- a CDS encoding NADH-quinone oxidoreductase subunit D, protein MSTPSYATERETTEGRVFTVTGGDWDTIVSATDPINDERIVVNMGPQHPSTHGVLRLILELEGETVREARSVVGYLHTGIEKNLEYRNWVQGSTFVTRMDYLAPIFNETAYALAVEKLLGITDDITERATVIRVLMMELNRISSHLVWLATTGMELGAISIMLYGFREREYILDIFESITGLRMNHAYVRPGGVAQDVPDDAIVKIRKFLKMMPEKLKEYEDLLSGQPIWVERTRDVAVLDVTACLALGVTGPVLRSAGLPWDLRKTEPYCGYETYEFDVPTHPDGDVWGRYQVRLAEIRESLKLVEQALDRLRPGPVMVADKKIAWPAQLAIGVDGMGNSLEHVAKIMGQSMESLIHHFKLVTEGFRVPPGQVYVAIEAPRGELGVHAVSDGGTRPYRVHYREPSFVNLQALPAMAEGGLIADVIAGGASLDPVMGGCDR, encoded by the coding sequence GTGAGCACCCCGAGCTACGCCACCGAGCGCGAGACGACCGAGGGCAGGGTCTTCACCGTCACCGGCGGGGACTGGGACACCATCGTCTCCGCCACGGACCCGATCAACGACGAGCGGATCGTGGTCAACATGGGTCCGCAGCACCCGTCCACGCACGGGGTGCTGCGGCTGATCCTGGAGTTGGAGGGCGAGACCGTCCGCGAGGCGCGGTCGGTCGTCGGCTACCTGCACACCGGCATCGAGAAGAACCTCGAGTACCGCAACTGGGTGCAGGGCTCCACCTTCGTGACCCGGATGGACTACCTCGCCCCGATCTTCAACGAGACGGCGTACGCGCTGGCGGTGGAGAAGCTGCTCGGCATCACCGACGACATCACCGAGCGGGCCACGGTGATCCGGGTGCTGATGATGGAGCTGAACCGGATCTCCTCGCACCTGGTCTGGCTGGCCACCACCGGCATGGAGCTGGGCGCGATCTCGATCATGCTGTACGGCTTCCGCGAGCGGGAGTACATCCTCGACATCTTCGAGAGCATCACCGGCCTGCGGATGAACCACGCGTACGTCCGGCCGGGCGGGGTCGCCCAGGACGTGCCGGACGACGCGATCGTCAAGATCCGCAAGTTCCTGAAGATGATGCCGGAGAAGCTCAAGGAGTACGAGGACCTCCTCTCCGGGCAGCCGATCTGGGTCGAGCGGACGCGGGACGTCGCCGTCCTCGACGTCACCGCCTGTCTCGCGCTCGGCGTGACCGGGCCGGTGCTGCGCTCCGCCGGGCTCCCCTGGGACCTGCGCAAGACCGAGCCGTACTGCGGCTACGAGACGTACGAGTTCGACGTGCCGACCCACCCGGACGGCGACGTCTGGGGCCGCTACCAGGTCCGGCTGGCCGAGATCCGGGAGTCGTTGAAGCTGGTCGAGCAGGCGCTCGACCGGCTGCGGCCCGGCCCGGTGATGGTCGCCGACAAGAAGATCGCCTGGCCCGCGCAACTCGCCATCGGCGTGGACGGCATGGGCAACTCCCTGGAGCACGTCGCCAAGATCATGGGGCAGTCGATGGAGTCCCTGATCCACCACTTCAAGCTGGTCACCGAGGGCTTCCGGGTCCCGCCGGGCCAGGTCTACGTGGCGATCGAGGCGCCGCGCGGCGAGCTGGGCGTGCACGCGGTCTCCGACGGCGGCACCCGGCCGTACCGGGTGCACTACCGGGAGCCGAGCTTCGTCAACCTCCAGGCCCTCCCGGCGATGGCCGAGGGCGGCCTGATCGCCGACGTGATCGCCGGTGGCGCCTCGCTGGACCCCGTGATGGGCGGTTGTGACCGGTGA
- a CDS encoding NADH-quinone oxidoreductase subunit C, protein MTAPNDRIDDGGVPVPVAPAGASTGAPAEYPPASPAGRGMFGIQGSGDTSGFGGLVRSRQTIEEAPRPYGSYFDEVRDALEEAYPGFQDAIEKVVVDRGELTLHVRPEKIAEVCQVMRDDLALRFELCSSVSGVDYLGSDGRRLHVVYHLTSMTYRRRVRLEAAVSAEDPHLPSVTAVYPTADWQEREAYDMFGVVFDGHPNLTRILMPDDWEGHPQRKDYPLGGVPVEYKGAEIPPPDQRRSYQ, encoded by the coding sequence ATGACGGCTCCGAACGACAGGATCGACGACGGTGGGGTGCCGGTTCCGGTGGCGCCGGCCGGGGCCAGCACCGGGGCGCCGGCCGAGTACCCGCCGGCCAGCCCGGCCGGTCGCGGCATGTTCGGCATCCAGGGCTCCGGTGACACCTCCGGCTTCGGCGGGCTGGTCCGGTCGCGGCAGACCATCGAGGAGGCCCCACGCCCGTACGGGAGCTACTTCGACGAGGTGCGCGACGCGCTGGAGGAGGCGTACCCCGGGTTCCAGGACGCGATCGAGAAGGTCGTGGTGGACCGGGGCGAGCTCACCCTGCACGTCCGGCCGGAGAAGATCGCCGAGGTCTGCCAGGTGATGCGGGACGACCTGGCCCTGCGCTTCGAGCTGTGCTCCTCGGTCTCCGGGGTGGACTACCTGGGCTCGGACGGGCGTCGGCTGCACGTGGTCTACCACCTCACCTCGATGACGTACCGCCGTCGGGTGCGGCTGGAGGCCGCCGTCTCCGCCGAGGACCCGCACCTGCCGAGCGTGACCGCCGTCTACCCGACCGCCGACTGGCAGGAGCGGGAGGCGTACGACATGTTCGGCGTCGTCTTCGACGGCCACCCCAACCTGACCCGGATCCTCATGCCGGACGACTGGGAGGGGCACCCGCAGCGCAAGGACTACCCGCTCGGCGGCGTGCCCGTCGAGTACAAGGGCGCGGAGATCCCACCGCCGGACCAGCGGAGGTCGTACCAGTGA
- a CDS encoding NADH-quinone oxidoreductase subunit G encodes MTDVAKQTETVTLTIDGVQVTAPKGALLIRVAEQMGTEIPRFCDHPLLAPAGACRQCLVEVEGQRKPVASCTQPVAEGMVVRTQLTSPVAQKAQEGIMELLLVNHPLDCPMCDKGGECPLQNQAMSTGRTDSRFHEHKREYPKPLNISTQVLLDRERCVLCQRCTRFSEEIAGDKFIDLMGRSSAEEINIYRDEAYGAPDGEDAGDVPFNSYFSGNTVQICPVGALTGAQYRFRARPFDLVSTPSVCEHCSAGCAQRTDWRRGKVLRRLAGDDPQVNEEWNCDKGRWGFQYTRAFDRITTPLVRDTKTGELREASWSEALTVAAEGLAAARDGGQGAAVLTGGRLTVEDAYAYAKFARVVLNTNDIDFRARPVSREETEFLASDVAGITDVTYADVENAPAVVLAGLEPEEECPILFLRLRKAYLKKKLTVYALAPFATRGLEKLGAKLARVVPGEEALLLAEHDTVSEALSTPGAILIVGERLASVPGGLSAAADVARRTGAKLAWVPRRAGDRGAVDTGCLPNLLPGGRLVTEPAARAELGEAWDIAAGVIPSQAGRDTDRIVADAAAGKLGALVVAGVDPADLADPRLAEQALDEVPFLVSLELRMSAVARRADVVFPVAPVVEKAGSFLDWEGRLRPFDAVLQTPAMADGRVLDALAARLGVTLGTGDVLSVRRELGALPATRTDRPATPSVAPQPAPQPGAGEAVLATWHQLVDLGSLTDGDEILGGTARLPLVRLGKGTAETLGVADGDPVTVGTDRGALTLPVAITEMPDGVVWLPTNSPGSTVRRSLGATSGAVVRVSAATAAPVAADAADRPGPLLNTGGAAQ; translated from the coding sequence GTGACCGACGTAGCGAAGCAGACCGAGACCGTCACGCTGACCATCGACGGTGTCCAGGTCACCGCGCCGAAGGGCGCGCTGCTGATCCGGGTGGCCGAGCAGATGGGCACCGAGATCCCGCGGTTCTGCGACCACCCACTGCTGGCCCCGGCCGGCGCGTGCCGGCAGTGCCTGGTCGAGGTGGAGGGGCAGCGCAAGCCGGTCGCCTCCTGCACCCAGCCGGTGGCCGAGGGCATGGTGGTCCGGACCCAGCTCACCTCTCCGGTCGCCCAGAAGGCGCAGGAGGGGATCATGGAGCTGCTCCTGGTCAACCACCCGCTCGACTGCCCGATGTGTGACAAGGGCGGTGAGTGCCCGCTGCAGAACCAGGCGATGTCCACCGGCCGGACCGACTCCCGCTTCCACGAGCACAAGCGGGAGTACCCCAAGCCGCTGAACATCTCCACCCAGGTCCTGCTGGACCGGGAGCGCTGCGTGCTCTGCCAGCGCTGCACCCGCTTCTCCGAGGAGATCGCCGGGGACAAGTTCATCGACCTGATGGGCCGCTCCTCCGCCGAGGAGATCAACATCTACCGGGACGAGGCGTACGGGGCGCCCGACGGCGAGGACGCCGGCGACGTGCCGTTCAACTCGTACTTCTCCGGCAACACCGTGCAGATCTGCCCGGTCGGCGCGCTCACCGGCGCCCAGTACCGGTTCCGGGCCCGCCCGTTCGACCTGGTCTCCACCCCGAGCGTCTGCGAGCACTGCTCGGCCGGTTGCGCGCAGCGCACCGACTGGCGGCGGGGCAAGGTGCTGCGCCGGCTGGCCGGCGACGACCCGCAGGTCAACGAGGAGTGGAACTGCGACAAGGGGCGGTGGGGCTTCCAGTACACCCGCGCCTTCGACCGGATCACCACCCCGCTGGTACGGGACACGAAGACCGGTGAGCTGCGCGAGGCGTCCTGGAGCGAGGCGCTCACCGTGGCCGCCGAGGGGCTGGCCGCGGCCCGTGACGGCGGTCAGGGCGCGGCGGTGCTCACCGGCGGCCGGCTGACCGTCGAGGACGCCTACGCGTACGCGAAGTTCGCCCGGGTGGTGCTGAACACCAACGACATCGACTTCCGGGCCCGGCCGGTCTCCCGCGAGGAGACCGAGTTCCTGGCCAGCGACGTCGCCGGGATCACCGACGTCACCTACGCGGACGTGGAGAACGCCCCGGCGGTGGTGCTGGCCGGTCTGGAGCCGGAGGAGGAGTGCCCGATCCTCTTCCTGCGGCTGCGCAAGGCGTACCTGAAGAAGAAGCTCACGGTGTACGCGCTCGCGCCGTTCGCCACCCGTGGCCTGGAGAAGCTCGGCGCGAAGCTCGCCCGGGTGGTGCCCGGCGAGGAGGCGCTGCTGCTGGCCGAGCACGACACGGTAAGCGAGGCGCTCAGCACGCCGGGCGCGATCCTGATCGTCGGCGAGCGACTGGCCAGCGTCCCCGGTGGCCTGTCGGCCGCCGCCGACGTGGCCCGGCGTACCGGCGCGAAGCTGGCCTGGGTGCCGCGGCGCGCGGGTGACCGGGGCGCGGTGGACACCGGCTGCCTGCCGAACCTCCTCCCGGGCGGTCGGCTGGTCACCGAGCCGGCGGCCCGCGCCGAGCTGGGCGAGGCGTGGGACATCGCGGCCGGGGTCATCCCCAGCCAGGCGGGCCGGGACACCGACCGGATCGTCGCCGACGCCGCGGCCGGCAAGCTGGGCGCGCTGGTGGTGGCCGGGGTCGACCCGGCCGACCTGGCCGACCCGCGGCTGGCCGAGCAGGCCCTCGACGAGGTGCCGTTCCTGGTCAGCCTGGAGCTGCGGATGAGCGCGGTGGCCCGGCGGGCCGACGTGGTCTTCCCGGTCGCCCCGGTGGTCGAGAAGGCCGGCAGCTTCCTGGACTGGGAGGGTCGGCTGCGGCCGTTCGACGCGGTGTTGCAGACCCCGGCGATGGCCGACGGCCGGGTGCTCGACGCGCTCGCCGCCCGGCTCGGGGTCACCCTCGGCACCGGGGACGTGCTGAGCGTCCGCCGGGAGCTGGGCGCGCTGCCGGCCACCCGGACCGACCGTCCCGCCACCCCGTCGGTCGCGCCGCAGCCGGCGCCGCAGCCGGGCGCGGGCGAGGCGGTGCTGGCCACCTGGCACCAGCTCGTCGACCTGGGCAGCCTCACCGACGGCGACGAGATCCTGGGCGGCACGGCCCGGCTGCCGCTGGTCCGGCTGGGCAAGGGCACCGCCGAGACGCTGGGGGTCGCCGACGGCGACCCGGTGACGGTGGGCACCGACCGGGGGGCGCTGACCCTGCCGGTGGCGATCACCGAGATGCCGGACGGCGTCGTCTGGCTGCCCACCAACTCGCCCGGTTCGACCGTGCGGCGCAGCCTCGGCGCGACGTCCGGAGCGGTGGTGCGCGTCTCCGCGGCCACGGCCGCCCCGGTCGCGGCCGACGCCGCCGACCGTCCGGGTCCGCTCCTCAACACCGGGGGTGCTGCCCAGTGA
- the nuoF gene encoding NADH-quinone oxidoreductase subunit NuoF, which translates to MTTPRPETLAKLTPVLTKRWLSPDAWRIDTYQKLDGYAALRKALKAHPDDLIQLVKDSGLRGRGGAGFPTGLKWGFIPQGDGKPHYLVVNADEGEPGTCKDLPLMTHDPHSLVEGVIIASYAIRANRAYIYIRGEAVHAARRLRNAVREAYAKGFLGRNILGSGFDLDLVVHGGAGAYICGEETALLDSLEGFRGQPRLRPPFPATHGLYACPTVVNNVGTIASVPYIVLGGADWWKSMGTEKSAGPMIYSLSGRIADPGQYECGLGITLRELIELAGGMLPGHNLKFWTPGGSSTPLLTAEHLDVPLDFEGVAAAGSILGTTATQIFSDQDCPVYATYRWLEFYHHESCGKCTPCREGNFWMVRVYRRILAGQGTHEDLDTLLDTCDNILGRSFCGLGDGATSPVTSSLKYFKQDYLDYIEGRTAPKLSEKTLVGAH; encoded by the coding sequence GTGACGACGCCTCGGCCGGAGACCCTGGCCAAGCTCACCCCGGTGCTCACCAAGCGGTGGCTGTCGCCGGACGCGTGGCGGATCGACACCTACCAGAAGCTGGACGGCTACGCCGCCCTGCGCAAGGCGCTCAAGGCGCACCCCGACGACCTGATCCAGCTCGTCAAGGACTCCGGCCTGCGCGGCCGGGGCGGCGCGGGCTTCCCGACCGGCCTGAAGTGGGGCTTCATCCCGCAGGGCGACGGCAAGCCGCACTACCTCGTGGTCAACGCCGACGAGGGCGAGCCGGGCACCTGCAAGGACCTGCCGTTGATGACGCACGACCCGCACTCGCTGGTCGAGGGCGTGATCATCGCGTCGTACGCGATCCGCGCCAACCGGGCGTACATCTACATCCGCGGCGAGGCGGTGCACGCCGCCCGCCGGCTGCGCAACGCGGTGCGGGAGGCGTACGCGAAGGGTTTCCTCGGCCGGAACATCCTCGGCTCCGGCTTCGACCTGGACCTGGTGGTGCACGGCGGGGCCGGCGCGTACATCTGCGGCGAGGAGACGGCGCTGCTGGACTCCCTGGAGGGTTTCCGGGGCCAGCCGCGGCTGCGTCCGCCGTTCCCGGCCACGCACGGCCTGTACGCCTGCCCGACGGTGGTCAACAACGTCGGCACCATCGCCAGCGTGCCGTACATCGTGCTGGGCGGGGCGGACTGGTGGAAGAGCATGGGCACGGAGAAGTCCGCCGGCCCGATGATCTACTCGCTCTCCGGCCGGATCGCCGACCCGGGTCAGTACGAGTGCGGCCTGGGCATCACCCTGCGTGAGCTGATCGAGCTGGCCGGCGGGATGCTGCCGGGGCACAACCTGAAGTTCTGGACCCCGGGCGGCTCGTCGACCCCGCTGCTCACCGCCGAGCACCTGGACGTCCCGCTGGACTTCGAGGGCGTCGCGGCGGCCGGGTCGATCCTCGGCACCACGGCCACCCAGATCTTCTCCGACCAGGACTGCCCGGTCTACGCGACGTACCGGTGGCTGGAGTTCTACCACCACGAGTCGTGCGGCAAGTGCACCCCGTGCCGGGAGGGCAACTTCTGGATGGTCCGGGTGTACCGGCGGATCCTCGCCGGTCAGGGCACCCACGAGGACCTGGACACCCTGCTCGACACCTGCGACAACATCCTCGGCCGCTCGTTCTGCGGTCTGGGTGACGGCGCGACCAGCCCGGTCACCTCCTCGCTGAAGTACTTCAAGCAGGACTACCTCGACTACATCGAGGGCCGCACCGCTCCGAAGCTGTCGGAGAAGACCCTGGTGGGGGCGCACTGA
- a CDS encoding demethylmenaquinone methyltransferase: MSRTPQGQRAGLDKQPHEIATMFDGVAARYDLTNTVLSFGQDRFWRRATRAALELRPGQRVLDVGAGTGVSTEELAHSGAYAVGADLSLGMLAAGRQVRPRVPLLAGDALRLPFADATFDAVTISFALRNVTDPDAALRELARVTRPGGRLVVCEFSSPTNAAFRTAYLSYLMRSLPAVARAVSSNPDAYVYLAESIRAWPDQPALAARIGAAGWRRVAWRNLTGGVTALHRATRD, encoded by the coding sequence ATGAGCCGTACCCCGCAGGGCCAGCGCGCCGGTCTGGACAAGCAGCCGCACGAGATCGCCACGATGTTCGACGGCGTGGCCGCCCGTTACGACCTGACGAACACGGTGCTCTCCTTCGGTCAGGACCGCTTCTGGCGGCGGGCGACCAGGGCCGCGCTGGAGCTGCGCCCGGGGCAGCGGGTGCTGGACGTGGGGGCCGGCACCGGGGTCTCCACCGAGGAGCTGGCCCACTCCGGGGCGTACGCGGTGGGCGCCGACCTGAGCCTGGGCATGCTGGCCGCCGGCCGTCAGGTCCGTCCCCGGGTGCCGCTGCTGGCCGGGGACGCGCTGCGGCTGCCGTTCGCCGACGCCACCTTCGACGCGGTGACCATCTCGTTCGCCCTGCGTAACGTGACGGACCCGGACGCGGCCCTGCGTGAGCTGGCCCGGGTCACCCGGCCGGGCGGACGGCTGGTGGTGTGCGAGTTCTCCTCGCCGACGAACGCCGCCTTCCGTACGGCCTACCTGTCGTACCTGATGCGGTCGTTGCCGGCGGTGGCGCGGGCGGTGTCCAGCAACCCGGACGCCTACGTCTACCTGGCGGAGTCGATCCGGGCCTGGCCGGACCAGCCGGCGCTGGCGGCCCGGATCGGCGCGGCCGGCTGGCGCCGGGTGGCGTGGCGCAACCTGACCGGTGGCGTCACGGCCCTGCACCGCGCGACCCGCGACTGA
- a CDS encoding NADH-quinone oxidoreductase subunit B, which yields MGIEEKLPAGILLTSVEKLVNWSRKSSVWGATFGLACCAIEMMAAGGPHYDMGRWGMEVFRASPRQADLMIVAGRVSQKMAPVLRQIYDQMAEPRWVLSMGVCASSGGMFNNYAIVQGVDHVVPVDMYLPGCPPRPEMLIDAILKLREKIGHEPLGPNGRKMLEARQARGDVPVVPYGSMPSSYREDKARRAAWTQAVKEGREEQLRIENWMNAQNHLHPHGGIK from the coding sequence ATGGGTATCGAGGAGAAGCTTCCCGCCGGCATCCTGCTGACCTCGGTGGAGAAGCTGGTCAACTGGTCGCGGAAGTCCTCGGTCTGGGGAGCCACCTTCGGCCTGGCCTGCTGCGCCATCGAGATGATGGCCGCCGGCGGCCCGCACTACGACATGGGCCGCTGGGGCATGGAGGTCTTCCGGGCCTCGCCCCGCCAGGCGGACCTGATGATCGTCGCCGGCCGGGTGAGCCAGAAGATGGCCCCGGTGCTGCGGCAGATCTACGACCAGATGGCCGAGCCCCGGTGGGTGCTCTCGATGGGCGTCTGCGCCAGCAGCGGCGGCATGTTCAACAACTACGCCATCGTGCAGGGCGTCGACCACGTCGTCCCGGTCGACATGTACCTCCCCGGCTGCCCGCCCCGGCCGGAGATGCTCATCGACGCGATCCTCAAGCTCCGCGAGAAGATCGGCCACGAGCCGCTCGGCCCGAACGGCCGCAAGATGCTGGAGGCCCGCCAGGCCCGCGGTGACGTGCCGGTGGTGCCGTACGGCTCGATGCCGTCGTCCTACCGCGAGGACAAGGCCCGGCGCGCCGCCTGGACGCAGGCCGTCAAGGAGGGGCGCGAGGAACAGCTCCGGATCGAGAACTGGATGAACGCCCAGAACCACCTCCACCCGCACGGGGGCATCAAATGA